AGGACAACACTGATGATTAGATTATCTGTTGTGTCAAACTATCAGACATCAATAACTACGGAACATTTATAAAATGAACTATACACTCTGattttatataaaaacaacagctgcGTACGAGTGCACACTTaaatgagacattttaaaataagattGGTCCGAGGACTACTTAGAACACTTGGTGTGAAGATTACAGTATTTATAATAACAAGCAACATactaaagtgaaaaataatacCTCTGATTTATATTCTTTGGAAATATGACACCATAAAAAGAGACTTAAGATACTGCAACAGTACGATGTGCCCAACATACAGCATCGGCACATGTGAAACTAAAATCTGCTGTAACTCTTCATTGTACCAGCTCTTTGACCACGACCTACAATAGTGCCTCAGCGCATAAAACATCTAATAAATATAACAGTGTTTGAAGGGACCTCCGTTCAATAAGCATAGCATATAAATCCTGTCATCTACAAACAATATTTCAGCTATGAGATGTGATGAAACCATCGTGTCACAAGCGGAGCAGCAGCTGACTCATTTATTGATGACCTGGTTAATTAGAAGAAACCACCATGTCCAGTTCTTTGACTCCCTCCTGGCTGGAGGTGAGGCCGCAGCTGCCTGAGAGTGGGCTGTCAGAGAAGTGGCTGGCAGACCTGGGCACCGCGGCAGGGGAGGGAGGAGCCTGAGCCAGACCGGGCTTCTTAGGAGGGATGGGCGGAGGGTTGCCCCTGTCTGCCCTGGCGATGGTGGGCGATCTGATCCCCTGTGGGAGCGCCCCCGCGGCCCTTCCGATGATCGGCGACAAGGGCGCTGCCAGGCTGCGGTAGTCTGTGCCGAAGGGTGAATTGTTGGGCGCTGTGAGCTTGGACGTGGCATTCTGCTGGACGGTGGTGAAGCGGGACAGGACTTGAGTGACTGTGCTCCGGGCCATCTGCTTGACTGGGCTGGTTTCTGGAGGGGGGCTGCTGGTCACAGGTGAGACGTCCTTTGGCGAGAGGGGCAGAGCAGGCTGTGCCGCCTGGGATTGAGGCTCTGGTTCGATGGTGCCTTGGAACTTGTGACGAGCAGCGTGGAAGCGCTGGTTGATGCCGGCCTGGTAAGGAGACTGGTAGCTACCAGGGCTCGGGCTGCCTGGTGGGCGTTTGGCAAGGACTGGCGAGGCGCATGGAGAGGAGGGAAATGATGTTTGATGAAGTGGAGGGTTTTCAATCCCGTTCTGTATGCAGATGttctctgagagtgcgctgttTGGACCGTGGTGCCCGTTAGTCTCCATCGGACAGTGGTGACCGTTGACTTTTGGCTGCTCAGGTTGCTGGTGTCTGTCCTCCTCAATGTCCTCGACTGTGATAGTGTCTACTGATGTCTTTCCTGGGGAGACTTTCGTGGCCCACTCCTTTCCTCCTGCCTCCACTGGAGCTGTGACAGCCTCCCCAACGTCTCTCATCATATTCCTCTCCTCCAGCTTCCTCTTCAGCTCCTCTACCTGAACATAAAATGAGGAAAAAGAGTCATTTCAAGCTGAAATTAGGCTGTACGACACCAGCCAATTTTCTTCCCTTGCATCTAGATTAGATGGAAGAGGTAGTTATTGAATGCAAAGTGTGCAATCTGCCGCCACCTGCATGATGAATATGTTTGAGTGTTCACACCTGTTGTTGTAGCTGACAGCAGTGAGCTTCCTCTTTCTTCAAACGTGAGCGGAGCTGCTCTCGCTCTGTGTCAAACTCAGCCAGCTGCTCCTCCACCCTCGCCTCCATCCTCAGggctctcctcctctcatcctCCAGCTCATTTCTCAGGGCCTGGCAAGACGCCGCCTCCTGCAGGAGAAAAAGTCTGTTCACCCAGAGTGCAAAATATAACCCGGCCTAACATTCCTAACAACAGAAGAAAACTGCCTAACTTGGActgcaaatgtaaataaatgtaaatactttGTCAAGTTTGCGGCTCAGCTCTGTCAGCCGGTGACCCTCCTCCAGAGCTCTGGCACTCGCCCACTTGCACTCTTTGGCCAAAGCGCAGGACAGCTGCTTGTGCTGAGCCCGTTCCTCTTCAAGCTGGTCAGTAATCCGCCTCTGTTCTTTTTCCAACCGCCGGACCTGGCTCCGCTCAAACTCCAgctacaaacacaaagacaagatatgCAATAAATAAACTTAGTTACTACAGAGGTAGTAAACTTTGTGCAGACAGTGTGGATGGAGTCACAtaaatttccagggctggtacctgcggttattccacaggctagttaataacatgtcaggcaggaaatccaaactcgactacaaacatgacgtatcatctgaaacatggaagtagctacatgcccattagccacttagcacaatcattactgctttgccgacagcgtcattaacaggtggctcgctcagtgtgtgacatgcacttgtagataaaatataggactatattaatgaaggttcattagtacggtttggtatttctctgtaatgtagcacaatgTTAACAACGTTACtgaccttcaactcaaaccattgtgttgccccgcccaaaatatgtcatttaataattaaataaatatgataaaCATGCAGGTGAGTAGTCGTCTAacggccctaaatgacgactattgctTGACTAGGAACATTCCTAGTCGGAGGCAGTCCTAATAGAAACACAGCTACTGACTCCTCCTAATAGAGTACATTCTGGACAAATATTTGTAATGCGGTCAATGTCACTATTAATTAGGGGGCACCTGTTGTTGTAGGcgctccctctccttctccaggATGTAGGTGACATCATCTCCCTCGGCTGTGTCCTCAGCATGcctcctcctttcttcctccAGATCTGCAATGACCTGAAGCAAACAcagcagggagacagagagtcAGGAATGACATGATCTCACACAAGTTTGGTCTGCTTGATATTACAGCCAATGGCAGTTATTTTGAAGCAATATGATTACTACATTGTAAGGAAAAATGCTGATGGCAGTCAAGCTAAAGAGCTACATAGTTCAACTCATCTAAATGAGTACCATGTTCAGCCCGCCTGCAGAGAAAAGTATAGCCTTCGCTCTGTGGTTTTACAGAGCCTAAGTTGATggagtgttttgtgtttgtacagATCCAAAAGATGCAATGGGGATCGTTTGTTGCAACAGTCATTTAAAtataaaccaaaacaataaaaggaCTAAATGACATTTCCTCATATTAGACTTCTTAATATACTTCAAACTGTGAGGTTTACCCTCTGTCTGATTTTCTtctctgcaaaacaaatgttttgttttgtggcgTGTGTATTCAGATACTCATTTCTGCAGCAAACACAGTTAAAAGTCTGCAGCTTGTTACTGATGTGTTTCATGTAAAATTACAGGAAGTTCGTGATCACACAGAGTGGGCATGTTGTCCTTGCATACATCTTTAGCTCATAATGAAATCAGGAGACAGTGACGTGTCGTGTTACATCACTGTCTATAAATATTACTGTGTTCACGCTCTAACCTGAAGCTCACATGAAACGAGAGAGAGACTGTAAACGTGACATCAGTGTGCAGgtatttcatttttctttgttcGTGTCTGTTAGCCTGCAGATGTGGAGTACTTTCAATGCGTGTGTGCCTCTTGGGAAGTTCACGCTGAAAACAATGCTGCTTTTAATGAGTTATTCTGCTGTCCCTGAAACAAAGGTTTAAATGAAGAGGGATGATTTAATCATATTAGTTTTGTATCTTTAAAGCTTTTGTTGCCtgcagtttttatattttgtgtacTGTAAGGAAGAAAATCCTCACTGCATTTTACTAATTGCATTCTCCTGTCATGTTCATCTAAATATTTTACACCACTGAGGCcccattttatcttttatgtttcccaattgattttttaaaaatccacaTAAGGAACCAGCTCATTTCTGCCTCCCCAAACCATGaaccacacacccacacccaccctTCTGTGCCGGCTCTCCGCAGCAGCCAGCTGGGCCAGCATCTTCTCCTGCATCCTCCTGCAGTGGCTCACCACCAGTTTGAGAACCACCAGAGGgttggaggtggaggaggaacaGCCCGGGTCCTTGTTCTGGTCCCCGACAGCCTCGCTGTCTCTCTGCAAGGCCAGGAAGGGGTCGCTGAGGTTGTACCTGCCGTAGCGCTCCTGGATAAACAGCTCTTTACGCTGGGCCTGAAGAgatgagaagaagagaagagtgAGATGCAAAGCGATGATTTCAGTAGTTAACAGTATGTCTGTAATCTACAGGTTATGTGGTAGGAAATGTTCATGAGTGAAACTGCTTGGCTTGTTTATGCTTTTGCATAAATGTCTTTGTTTACAGAAGGATTGTAAGTTGGCTTTAGTGTGTGAATCTTCTCTTGGATCACTGTTCTGGCATCTCAGCCTCGTCTGAGTCTCAGCTGTTACTGGATGCCGACTCCTTTATATTCAATGTCTAAGAGACATTTTTAGCGGTACAGCTTCAGATGACAATGTCGGTCGACTTTGgtccacactgaaatatctcaacaactatttgtTGCATTGCCATAAAATATGTTACAAACAGTCGTGTTCCCCAGAGGATTAATCCTAATGATTTTatggttttaaatgaaatatctcaacaaccatTCGATGTATTTCCATGACATTTGGGacaaacattcatgttcccGTCACGATTCATTTTAATACCttttggtgtaaaaaaaaaaattttttcaccaaatacctACAAAACTAACCACAGTCCCAtctagggatgttcctggtgaCCAATTTCCGTGTCCACTAAACGgaaattttaattaagactcATCGACTGGTTAAAAAAAGGTCTCTGCACGGTGTAATCAGACTCAACATATTGCATTAACTTCCTGAAGCCTTTATCTTCAACAAAGTTACGTGGAAGCATATCTTGCGAGGTCATTGTCGTCATGAGCGACATTATCTTCTCAGACCGGGCGGGATCACAGCGTCTCCAGGTTAATCATGTGAAATTGGTCTGAGAAGCacagctagcagcagcagccgtcGTTCTGAGCAGGTTAACATCCAAATGCTTGAGCTGAATGTGGTTGCGCGTTGCTCCAGTCAAGTGATTGTATGCCAgtttttttctgacacagcctATATGCTACCTTGTTTCATTTTCTTGATCAAAGTACCGTCTGACGGCTCTATAGCCCCCATGGTGGGCGGCTGCTTGACAGttaagcagccttgtacatgattAAAACACTCATTGGTTTAAcagactaatatttctggttgCGAAGAGCGAGGGGCGGACGTTTCATCGTTAAGAAGACTAATCGCACATGTCCCTAGTCCCATCAGCCTCatgagtattttttatttagtgccagttagcaaatgttagcatgctaacatgctaaaccaGGATGATGAGCCTGGTAAATATTATGCCTGCTGATTATTAGCATGTTATCTTTGTCATTGTGCTGGCATAGCTGACATTAGAATTTGGCCCAAAGCACCGTGTTTTTAGGAAGCCTCAGAGATGCTAACACAACTGTAGACCTTTTTCTCCAATCTACCTTGTGCTTTGAATTGCAAAATGAATAGCATTAATGAATTAGTAAACTAGGAGGCCACTCGGAGAGCACAGACCTCTGTTAAGGCCGGATGCCATATCTCACAATGTTAGAAGAGATAAATGATGTGTGTATCTGCTCCGTGATTCAGATCCGCTCTAAAACTTAATGAGTTCTCTCTTGACCCAGCATAACCCTTCCACTATGTTTCATGATAATGAGCTAGTTTCTCCGTAATtctgctgacaaacagacaagCCAAtagacagacaaaccaaacaaaacatagTTTCTATCAACTTTAACCCCAGCTGCAGttaatttaaaaaggaaaaatcattcagtcaaaaaataaagataaaatgctGCTGATAAACTGTCATTTAAACAGGAAATTGAATGACACACCATGATCAGCATCTCAAATACTTTAGTGGTAAATGATGTGTAGATAAAGGAaggggaagagaggaagaggaaatgcacaaaaacacatgagAAAGAGTGCTAGCAGGAGGAAGGAGCAACAgatggtgtgtgtctgtctatCTTTAGCAGGACAGCTGCTCTGGACTGGGCCTTGGCCAAGGCAGACCTGTTCTCTGTTTAACTCATGACAAAGGAGGGATAATAGCAGCAAGACATTTCAGGTTCAGCAGATGCCTTTAGGCCTGCCGTGTAAAAGGGCTgaagtgagagagggagagaggaggaggaggaggaggaggaggaggagggctacAGCGGAACTGGCAATGTGTCTTCGTGAGGTTTCAACAAAAGAGGATCAAAAGATTAGAGAGAACAGTATCCTCTCTGGCAGGGTGAGGACAGAGCTCCTGATGGCTGATACCAAGATTACTTGAGAAGTTTAAAGCGTAGTCAAGAATGTGGATGGGCCTGCAGAGCAATATTCAGCCGATTCACTCGTCTTACGGAGCATTaaactgctgactgtgtgtgaagCTGTTAAAGCTGAGCACAGAGATATAACATGACCACCCCCAAATGGCACTTTATTGGCCTAGAACTAAGACTGTTTTAACCAGGGATGCACCgagccagcttttttttttttttttaatccatcacCAGTTTTGATACATCAGCTTATGGTATCAGCCAGTGCTGAGTACTGATCTGATGtttatctttctctctccaaAAATCTGTATACCTTACAGCGTGGGCCTTATTATCTCAGTCAGGTGTAAGcctgaagagagaaagagacatttGGTCGTGTGTGTATCCATCTTTCAGCTGctaatcttgcaaactactggaccaattaaCCTCATATTTTATGTGCACATTCATTACTGTAAGCTTAATGATCTCTcatggttgcagtgattcacaatAGTGAAAAGAACAATTTTATACCGTCATTAAccgctgactcctcactcctcttaatcAGCCCGTAGGAGGGGCAGTTTTTCAAGAAAATAActtggctaaaaacaacaagccttgaaccttgtgagttgtaacagAGCTggattttgtaatgttacctttgttaaatgttgctgttgtccctggcttcattgGAGCAAAGGAAaggtccactagctgctaggctaatttatacaatgtcaaatgccacaggcttgtgctaaaaatattagcatgttgtatctgtggggaaaatgtgtgacaagtgttttgtttgtgaatcCTGCGAGTTATAGTAAAGCCGatctgtgtacttgtgtttgacattgtcgctattaagtcatgtttaatgtgtgttttgaatcaactaaactttacagcacttcacagaaactctactgctgactagtgttttggaggtgtaactgcagagtgacacagacacaccaccgcacaagtataaatgctcacaacagctcAGGCCATGTGCGTAGGCTACAGCCTAGGCTCTGCACAGAGCcaacgcacaagtataaatctgcctttactgtaagttgcaggccacattttgccCTTCGTCTTGCCTCAAAACCCTGACATCCATAAAAAAGTTTGATCTCAACCagataatctgcagattaattccataacTGATATGTTATGATCGACTAAAGTTAGGTCTGGTATGAGACAAATAAGGcaactgtttttgttatcttgcCGCCATCTTGAGTGTAAGGGAGCCAGGAGGGACAATTCCAATGGGTGGCACTGCACCATATTCTAGCTGCCACCCAGTTTCGTTCCATCTGCTGTACAGCGTCATACCACACGAGAACATTTCAGAAACAAAGCATTTTGTCTACTCAATTTAGTTTGTCACTTTTCCTTAATAATTGTGATTCTACCCTAAGTAATTAAGCAGGCTACGTAGTTAAATAGCTTCTTTCTTGGCATATTATAgttgtatttactgttgttaGCCTACTAACTGCTTTGTTGTGTGGTAGCCTACAAACAAAGTTAATACCATTACAAGTCCAGTTATGAATGGATCAAACCATTAAATGAAtcacatggatcaaagatttgtggccgtgtttaaattatataaaatatgtcATTCCTCAATATTGCATGGAatctatatttcacatacagtgcctgTAGGCAAGAGAACTCAATCTGCTCTTTGCAACACACTACAACTCCGTCAAAAATAGAAACTATgtaaagacactgtaaagaaaCTGAATCTGTGCATTCCTCATCTACAAATAAAAGACAGATTTATGTTGAGCAACTGGAGTTAGTTGGCCCAGTTAGAAAAATACAAGGAGTGACGATGGACGGCTACAGACAGAGAAGTTAAAGCGATTTACCACAACGGATCACAGGCTTTGTGATTGTCATCTTCAACAATATTAGCTCATCTGGCACAAAGAGAGGAGGGCAAGGCTTCGAGgctttgctgctgttatttGATCCAGTCCGCTGAGGACTGTGTGAAGGCAGATCAAACAGCATGGACGGGtgaaacaggaaaacacaggGTGCCCAGGAGAATTAAAAAATGCCTCTTGAATGTGGGCGCTATCTAAAGCCCAATGACCACAAAGCACCTCAACGAAAGTCTTGCATGCCATGCAGAATATGTTGTAAGTGTGGCATATAGTCCTTGTCCACACTATATTTATACAGTTGGCTGGGCACTATCTATGTTTTCATaccttcctgacatttcacTGAGGTAAATGCTATACGACAGTATTTGTGTAActacacaaaaaacataaaggCTGAGCAGCTAA
This region of Epinephelus fuscoguttatus linkage group LG1, E.fuscoguttatus.final_Chr_v1 genomic DNA includes:
- the cttnbp2nla gene encoding CTTNBP2 N-terminal-like protein, with amino-acid sequence MLEFSKTSEGLMKSKLNMESLTKPELLMLFSILEGELEARDLVIDALKAQRKELFIQERYGRYNLSDPFLALQRDSEAVGDQNKDPGCSSSTSNPLVVLKLVVSHCRRMQEKMLAQLAAAESRHRRVIADLEEERRRHAEDTAEGDDVTYILEKERERLQQQLEFERSQVRRLEKEQRRITDQLEEERAQHKQLSCALAKECKWASARALEEGHRLTELSRKLDKEAASCQALRNELEDERRRALRMEARVEEQLAEFDTEREQLRSRLKKEEAHCCQLQQQVEELKRKLEERNMMRDVGEAVTAPVEAGGKEWATKVSPGKTSVDTITVEDIEEDRHQQPEQPKVNGHHCPMETNGHHGPNSALSENICIQNGIENPPLHQTSFPSSPCASPVLAKRPPGSPSPGSYQSPYQAGINQRFHAARHKFQGTIEPEPQSQAAQPALPLSPKDVSPVTSSPPPETSPVKQMARSTVTQVLSRFTTVQQNATSKLTAPNNSPFGTDYRSLAAPLSPIIGRAAGALPQGIRSPTIARADRGNPPPIPPKKPGLAQAPPSPAAVPRSASHFSDSPLSGSCGLTSSQEGVKELDMVVSSN